The Blastopirellula sediminis sequence TCTACCCATTCGCCGGATTGGAACAAGGCCTCTTTGCCGGCGGCCGCCTGAATCGAATGCTTTTCTCCTTCTGGCGGAAAGGCGCGCACGTTGTAACCTTCTGGTCGCATGATGATGCGGAAGACATGGCCCTCGGCGTTATTTTCGGTGAAGGTGACGATCGTCGATTCGGTCGCTTTGAACGAAAAGCGAATCACGGCGTCGCGATAGGCGAGATCGTAGAAGACGATCGGGCCGTGATCTTTGAACTTCTTGTAAAGCTCTTGATCGAACGGACAACTGATCACACCCTCTTTCACTTGCCAATCGCCGCGAGCCGCACGCCGGGCAGGATGTTTCGGGCTGACAAAGTGATCGCTGAGAAGTTCCGTTTCGGCCTGCAGCGATCCAATCGCGCCAAGGATCAAGAAGCAGGCAAGGGCTGGGGCGGAAATGCGGATGCGTGATTTCATGATGGTAGTTCGTGGGGGAAGGGGGTGTTGATTCGCAACGTCGAGACGACTTGGCGAGAAGCATCTCCAGTTCAGGGCATTTCCGTTACACGAAAATCGGGAATCCGGCGTAACTCCGATGATAGTCGAATTCTGGGGAAGGTGCTCAAGGACGCCTACCCCTTGGACGAGACGAGCCAACCGGCGATCGAAGCGGCCAACCACCGGGGGACGATTTTGGTGAAGTAGCTGACGATGCGGTTCCCGACGCCGTCGACGACCAGGCTCCGGTTGCGGTCGAAGGCGCGGAGCGCGGTTGCCACAACTTGCTCCACGGTACGCGGGATTCCGACCGCCGCAGCGTTGGCGTTGGCCCGGTCGAAGATTTCGGTTTTCGTCGTGCCAGGGCAGAGGCCGAGAACCCGGACGTTCCGGCCGCGGCACTCCTGCCGCAGGGCGACCGAAAAGGAAATTACGAACGCTTTGGTGGCGGCGTAAACGGTCAGGTAAGGGATCGGTTGAAAACCGGCCAGCGACGCGTTGTTGATGATCCCGCCGGACCGGCGCGCCAGCATCCCCGGCAGAAACGCGTGGGTCAGCCCGACCAGGGCGGCGATGTTGACCTGGATTTCGGCCTGCTCTTGGGCCGGATCGATCGACTCGAATGGTCCGTAGGTGACGAAGCCGGCGTTGTTGACCAGCAGATCGACGTTCCAGCCGAGCTGCTCGGCATGGGCGAAGACGTTGGCCGCGGCGGTCGGCTCGCTCAGGTCTTGGGGAAAGACGTCGACCTGGACGCCGTGGCGAGCACGCAACTCGTCGGCAATCTTGTCCATCGCGGCCTGGTTGCGAGCGACCAGGATCAAATTCATCCCGCGAGCCGCCAGTTCGCGTGCGAACTGGGCGCCGATTCCGCTCGATGCGCCCGTAATGAGAGCCGTCTTGCCATTGTAGGGAAACATGGGAGCGAATCTCCAAATACGTTCTCAGGCGAGCAATCGGTCGCGCTTCGGTGGTCAAAATTTACGCTTGAACGCCCAGCCAACGTAGACGGCAAGCCTTCGTTAATCGGTCGTCAACTTGCCCGAAGTCCTGATTTTCCCGAGGATTCTTCATGTTTTACTCATGCAGTTCTTACCGACATTGGTAATCATGTAGAGGGAATTTCCTTGTTGCCATCGTTTCGCGGCCGTATGGACCCTAACCCATGAACACTTGGGAAATGCGCGATTACATGCTCGAGCGAGTCCAGAGATGGCTCCCCCGGCAAAGCGACTACGTGCACAAGACGCTCGGCGTTTTCTTCTGCTACAAGAACTGCTTGGCGCATCAGCTCTACATTTTCGGCACCTCGTCCGAGTCGGACAAGACATGGGTCTATGACCGCTCGTTCCGCTACATGAAGAAGGTGATGCTCGACTGGTGCGATATGAAGGGGATCAAGGACGCGATCTTCGCCCGGCGCAATGAGTTGCTGAAAGAGCTGTTCGCGGTCCATCAGCCCCTCTTGGTGCATCACGATTATCTGTATCAGATCGACTATTCGCATTTGGCCGCCGCACTGGCGCGGTGGACGGCCGGAGGAGCGATCAGCAATTTTGTGGCGGCTCGCAGCTTGTGCAACGTCCTCTACAATCTCGAGGAATACCATCACATCTGGAACGCCGAAGACGTGCGCTACTATGTGCAAAACAAGCTGAATTTTTACGACAACTGCGAAGTCTGGTTCGACTTTCACGGCTTGCAGCACGACGGCGAGTTCTGGGACATCCTCTACTCGACGATGGGGATATATCGCGAGAAGTATTGCTACATGAAATCGCAATTCGCGTTTCCGTAAGCGATCGCTCTTTGCGATTACTTCGCGCCGAGCAGAAAGCGGAGCGGCACGTCGACGCGGCGGCGCCAGGCCCGCTCGGAATGGTCGTGTCCCCGCCAGACCTGCGCGAGCAGATTGGCTTCCGCGACATAACCGGCGTCGGCCAGGTGAGCGTCCATCCGCTCTTGCAGCGGCCCGTACGATTCGTCGAGCGCTATGGTACCGCGATCGAAGTAGAGTCGATGATTGCTAGGATCGGGAAGGTCGCGCCCCATCGCGTCGACTAGTTCAAATCCTCCGATCACCCAGTGGGTCGAAAGGCACCCCGCGCCGCCGAATACGTCGGGATAACTCTCGATCGCGTTGAGCGACGCGAGACCCCCCATGCTGGAACCCATCACAAACGTCTGCGCTGGATCGGGCGACGTCGGAAAATTCTCATCGACAAATGGCTTGAGTTCTTCGACGATGAACTTGAGGTAGTCGTCTGAGTAGGGAAGACCTCCCTGGTCGGCGACGAATTTGTTGATCACCTCCGTCGTCAGATCTTGCTCGAACGGCTTTTTCGGCATCAGCTCGCGCTTACGCTGCGGGCTGTTCCAGATGCCGACCACAATCGCTCCAGGGATCACGCCGGCCTCGGTCAGTCGAACGATCGCTTCGTCCATTCCCCAGTCGACCCCGGCGAACGACAACGCCGGGTCAAACAGATTTTGCCCGTCGTGCATGTAAATGACCGGCAATGGAATCGCCGACTTGCGACCCAACGGGACGGGGCACCAGATATCGACGTTGCGACGATCGGCCAGATTCGCCGAAGGGAAGCGGACGCGATGCGCAAAGCCGCTTTTGTCGGAAAAAGCGAATCTTTCCAGCGATTTGGGCATGTAGTGAGCAACGTGGGAGGATCAGAACGAAGCAGTGCAGGCTAACCGGGTCACGACTTCCTATCAAGGCGTGATCCGAGAATAGCCAACTGCGTTCATTATTCTACCAGAACTTCCACCACGGCTTTTCGCTCGCTCCGCTCTCATAAACCAGCCGCATTACTTTTCCTTCATGGCCAAAGTTCGACTTGCCGTAGATCACGCGGATCTTCTCGTTGGCGTCTTGGCCGACGGTGTCGCCGTCTCTGATCACCGGTCCATTTTCCAGCACATAACCGGCCAGGCTCATCAGCCGGTCGTATAGTTCGCGGGGCGGTTCGGTCGCCCCATTCGCTTCCAGTTCCATGTGTCCCAGGGCGGCCATACCGCAGGTGAAGCCGGAACTGGTGTTCGAACTTTCGGCGCCGACGCGGAAGTCGACCCAGATATGCAGCGGCGGTCCGTCCGACATCACTTCTGTGGCGAAGTCGAGAAAGATCGCCTTGGGAACGATCAGCGTCGCGTTGCCCCAATAGACCCCCAGCGACGAAGGGGAAGCGGCGAGAACTGCGGTTACGACTTTGGTCAGCATCGTCGAATGAGGAATCGGATCGAGCTCGGCGTTGAGCGATACGATCGCGTGCGTCTGGTGCGTCTTCAACTGTTCCGCCGCATCCTTCCAAAGAATGCTGGTCGCACAGGGACCTTCCAGGTCGGACCACGGAAACGGCGCCGGCATCAGCGCGACGATCACTTGGGCTTCGCCAAGATCGAAGATATAGGTGTTGTCCTCTCCGGTGACGTCGCTGGCCGCGGGGAGTTCGGGCCAGCGGGTCGCCAGCTCTTGTTGAATCGCTTCGATCGAGAGCTGCGGTTGGTCAGGGAACAGGACCATCGAAATCGCTAGCGCCACGGCGTCTCCTTTGCGTTGGATGTTGTCCAGCAAGGTTGGTAGAGATGAGAGTCGTTGAAAAGTTCGTCGTTACCGGCTGCCTGGCTTCAACTGCACGTAGGGTTGAAGTTGGCGGGAAAGCTCGGCCACCGTTTCCGCGTGTTCGGTACTATCAGCCAGGTTCGTCACTTCGCCGGGGTCATTGGCGTGGTCGTATAGTTCGCGCCCCGCTTTCCCTTCCAGCCATTCGGTATAGCGATAGCGATCGGTCCGAATCGAATAGCCCCATGCGTTTCGCCCATGCCAAACTTGCGTGACGGCCGGCTTGTCCCATTTGCCGCCGGTCGGATCGGTAAGTAGCGGCCGGAGCGATTGGCCTTCCAGGTTCTTCGGCGGTGCGAGCCCGCACAGATCGGCCAGCGTCGGATACAAGTCGACCAGTTCCACCGGCTTGGCGGTATTTTCCCCTTGCCGAAGACCCGGCGCCGCGATGATCAGCGGCATACGGGCCGAGCGCTCGAACGCTTTCCGCTTGTACCAAAGTCCCTTCTCGCCGAGGAAGTAACCATGGTCGGACCAGAAGACGATCACCGTGTTGTCCATCAGGTCGTTCTCTTCCAGCGCATCGAGCAACTTGCCGACTTGCGCGTCGACGAACGAGATCGAAGCGTAGTAGGCCTGCTTGCATTTTCGCGCTTCCTCGACCGAGACGTCCTTGAAGTAGTAGGGCCAGTTCTTGGCGTCGCGCTGGATCGCCATCGCGGGGACGTCTTCCAGGTCGCGCTTCGCCTCTTCCAGATCGGGCATCGTGATTTGATCGAGCGGATAGAGATCGAAGTATTTCTTTGGCGCGACGTAAGGGCAGTGGGGATTGAAGAAGCCGGCCGCCAGGAAGAACGGCTCACCTTTCTTCTCGTTGATCAGCTCAACAATCTTGTCGGCGACCTTGCCGTCGGTATGTTCGTTGTCGGCGCTCTCCGGATCCCACCATGCCATGCTGATGCCGAGGTTCGTGTTCTTCTCCTGACCGGCGCCGTAGCGGGTGATCTTTTCCTGCTGCGAACGATCAATGCCGATCGGGTTGTAGCGCTCGTTCCAGGTCGCTGGGTCGTCATTGCCGTCGGTCCCGATCTGGGCTGGGTTGCCGTAGTGATAGATCTTGCCGGCCCGCGCCGAGAAGTAGCCGTTGTTGCGAAACATCTGCCCCAGCGTCACCACGTCAGGGTTCTTTTGCCGCAGCTCATGATTCAAGGTATGCATGTCGAGCGTATCAGGCCGCAAGCCGGTCATGATGCTGGCCCGACTTGGCCCGCACAGCGGCTGTTGACAATAGGCGGCGTCGAAGCGAACCCCCATTTTGCACAGCCGATCGAGATTCGGCGTCTTCACCAGCGGATCGCCATAGCAGCCCAAGTCGCAGTTCATATCGTCGGCCGCAATGAACAACACATTTAGCCGCTCAGCGCCGCGAGCGCTCGAACCGACAAGCAAGAAAACGATAGCGATGAGTGGAACGGCCGCAAAGATTGGGCGAAGGAGAAGGCACACGTGGAGATTCCTCGAACTTGCGCAGGGTGGAGTTCCGCCCGCCCAAAGTGCATGAAATCGCCTGACGAGAGTTCGTCGCTTGAGACAGGGGCAGGGGAGGGGCGACTCTGTTTTACACCACCAGAAGGGCGAGAGGAAGTTTTTCTTGGCCGCCGCTCCCCAGCTATTTCAAAGCGAATCGACGATCTCCGCCCGAACGATCATGATCAACTCGATCTCTTCCATTTCGCCAGGCGCGGTCTGGCTCTTTCCCATTTGCACGAAGCCGGAGAAGAGATAGGTCTCTCCAGCATTCATCTCAATAGCGGTGCGGAGCCCCCGAGTGCGCACGCCTGGTACGGTCACATTTCCCGTCGTCACATTCAGACTCGGATCAAGTTCGCTCAATTCCGGGTGCAAATCAAGCTTGAGTTTTCCCTCTCCCAGCACCACCGGAGTGACGCTCAGCTGCGTGCCGTAAGGGCGAAACTGCGTCGCCGTATTCCCGTCCTTTTGCGCGACCAGAATCGGAAACTCACCGCCGACATGCAACGACGCGGGGCGACCGTCAAGCGTCGTGACCGTTGGCTCGGCCAAAACCTTCCAGGCGCCGGCGTGCTTCAAGTCGGCGATCAGCTTTTTCAAAGCGACGTCGCTATCGAGCGTTCGCGTCATCGAATTGATCCGATCTCTCTCCGCCGCGGACGGCTGTCCCAACTCTTTCGCTTGTCGAGCCGACAGCACGTCTTCGAATCGATAGGTGGGAGGCCATTTCGCGTCAAATCCAGGAACGTCGATCTCCGCATTGCGCGCCTTCGTCAGCGATAGCTCGCAAACCTGCACCGAGACGATCACCTGCTGTTGCAGGCCGGTGGCCTTGCGCAGCTGGGCAATCTCCGTCGTCAGCGCATCGCGCGCCGCGATCAGCCGCTTCAACTCTTCGGCCGCATCGGCACTCTTGGGAGGGCGCAGCGGATTTTGACACCAAGCGACGGCCGGTAGTACGAAGAGGAGCAACAAGGGAAGCGTGCGTTCCA is a genomic window containing:
- a CDS encoding DUF1080 domain-containing protein, yielding MKSRIRISAPALACFLILGAIGSLQAETELLSDHFVSPKHPARRAARGDWQVKEGVISCPFDQELYKKFKDHGPIVFYDLAYRDAVIRFSFKATESTIVTFTENNAEGHVFRIIMRPEGYNVRAFPPEGEKHSIQAAAGKEALFQSGEWVDMQVTSKGEEVTVKIGDKFEQTFRHTSYGRDKKNFSVSFNEGTFALKDVVVKAY
- a CDS encoding SDR family NAD(P)-dependent oxidoreductase; its protein translation is MFPYNGKTALITGASSGIGAQFARELAARGMNLILVARNQAAMDKIADELRARHGVQVDVFPQDLSEPTAAANVFAHAEQLGWNVDLLVNNAGFVTYGPFESIDPAQEQAEIQVNIAALVGLTHAFLPGMLARRSGGIINNASLAGFQPIPYLTVYAATKAFVISFSVALRQECRGRNVRVLGLCPGTTKTEIFDRANANAAAVGIPRTVEQVVATALRAFDRNRSLVVDGVGNRIVSYFTKIVPRWLAASIAGWLVSSKG
- a CDS encoding alpha/beta hydrolase, which gives rise to MPKSLERFAFSDKSGFAHRVRFPSANLADRRNVDIWCPVPLGRKSAIPLPVIYMHDGQNLFDPALSFAGVDWGMDEAIVRLTEAGVIPGAIVVGIWNSPQRKRELMPKKPFEQDLTTEVINKFVADQGGLPYSDDYLKFIVEELKPFVDENFPTSPDPAQTFVMGSSMGGLASLNAIESYPDVFGGAGCLSTHWVIGGFELVDAMGRDLPDPSNHRLYFDRGTIALDESYGPLQERMDAHLADAGYVAEANLLAQVWRGHDHSERAWRRRVDVPLRFLLGAK
- a CDS encoding DUF4261 domain-containing protein, with protein sequence MALAISMVLFPDQPQLSIEAIQQELATRWPELPAASDVTGEDNTYIFDLGEAQVIVALMPAPFPWSDLEGPCATSILWKDAAEQLKTHQTHAIVSLNAELDPIPHSTMLTKVVTAVLAASPSSLGVYWGNATLIVPKAIFLDFATEVMSDGPPLHIWVDFRVGAESSNTSSGFTCGMAALGHMELEANGATEPPRELYDRLMSLAGYVLENGPVIRDGDTVGQDANEKIRVIYGKSNFGHEGKVMRLVYESGASEKPWWKFW
- a CDS encoding sulfatase — protein: MCLLLRPIFAAVPLIAIVFLLVGSSARGAERLNVLFIAADDMNCDLGCYGDPLVKTPNLDRLCKMGVRFDAAYCQQPLCGPSRASIMTGLRPDTLDMHTLNHELRQKNPDVVTLGQMFRNNGYFSARAGKIYHYGNPAQIGTDGNDDPATWNERYNPIGIDRSQQEKITRYGAGQEKNTNLGISMAWWDPESADNEHTDGKVADKIVELINEKKGEPFFLAAGFFNPHCPYVAPKKYFDLYPLDQITMPDLEEAKRDLEDVPAMAIQRDAKNWPYYFKDVSVEEARKCKQAYYASISFVDAQVGKLLDALEENDLMDNTVIVFWSDHGYFLGEKGLWYKRKAFERSARMPLIIAAPGLRQGENTAKPVELVDLYPTLADLCGLAPPKNLEGQSLRPLLTDPTGGKWDKPAVTQVWHGRNAWGYSIRTDRYRYTEWLEGKAGRELYDHANDPGEVTNLADSTEHAETVAELSRQLQPYVQLKPGSR